In Nitrospinota bacterium, one DNA window encodes the following:
- a CDS encoding IS3 family transposase (programmed frameshift), translated as MRKSRFTEEQIAFALRQSESGISIGDITRKLGIAEQTFYRWKKKYGGLGVAELRRLKQLEEENRKLKQLVADLSLDKKMLQDVLGKKPLKPDRKREWADIFQARYHVSIRRACEVIELARSTRYYCSLADDQAFLKMRIKELSQVRVGWGYRRIHILLKREGWQVNHKRVYRLYTQEGLTLRRKRPKRHVSSVKRVIRPLALTPNHSWSMDFMADTLFDGRKLRLLTIVDNFTRESLAIEPGQYFKGEQVAEVLSRLIRERGKPESIWVDNGTEFTSRAMDQWAYWNQVKLDFSRPGKPTDNAFIESFNGKFREECLSQNWFLSLQDAREKIESWRKDYNETRPHSSLGNRTPLEFRKSGSG; from the exons ATGAGGAAATCGAGATTTACAGAAGAACAGATTGCATTTGCACTTCGCCAGTCGGAGTCAGGAATTTCTATTGGAGATATTACCCGGAAGCTGGGGATAGCAGAGCAGACGTTTTATCGTTGGAAGAAGAAGTACGGTGGACTGGGCGTTGCCGAATTGAGGCGGTTGAAGCAGTTGGAGGAAGAGAACCGGAAGTTAAAACAACTGGTGGCCGACCTGAGTTTGGATAAGAAGATGCTTCAGGATGTACTTGGAAAAAAGC CCTTAAAGCCTGATCGCAAGCGGGAATGGGCTGATATTTTCCAAGCCAGGTATCATGTCAGCATTCGTCGGGCCTGCGAAGTGATTGAACTGGCCCGATCCACTCGATATTATTGTTCTCTCGCAGACGATCAGGCATTTTTGAAGATGCGGATTAAGGAGTTATCCCAAGTCCGTGTCGGCTGGGGTTATCGCCGCATTCATATTTTGCTTAAGCGGGAAGGTTGGCAGGTGAATCATAAACGGGTTTACCGATTGTATACCCAAGAGGGTTTGACCTTAAGGCGGAAACGACCTAAGCGCCATGTCAGTTCAGTTAAGCGGGTTATTCGCCCTTTGGCTTTGACTCCCAATCATTCCTGGTCGATGGATTTTATGGCCGATACTCTGTTTGATGGCCGCAAATTGAGGCTGTTAACGATAGTGGATAACTTTACTCGTGAGAGTCTGGCTATTGAGCCGGGACAGTACTTCAAAGGAGAGCAGGTGGCTGAAGTATTAAGCCGGTTGATCCGGGAACGGGGAAAGCCCGAAAGCATCTGGGTGGATAATGGAACGGAGTTTACATCAAGGGCGATGGATCAGTGGGCCTATTGGAATCAGGTCAAACTGGACTTCTCCAGGCCTGGAAAACCTACGGACAATGCTTTTATCGAAAGCTTCAATGGAAAGTTTCGAGAAGAGTGCTTAAGTCAAAACTGGTTTTTGAGTTTACAAGATGCCCGAGAAAAAATAGAATCGTGGAGAAAAGATTATAACGAAACCCGGCCGCATAGCTCATTAGGAAATCGAACTCCACTGGAGTTCCGAAAATCTGGATCAGGTTAA
- a CDS encoding tetratricopeptide repeat protein: MNFSLLRLNTISILVAISGIIFLVYANGLNTPFQSDDERHIKLSPVIKDTGYYTSLSYIRNRHINGLSFALNYKWGQENPFGYHLFNILIHICSTFLIFFITYLTVNRGTSWGKDAAQKIALITTLIFGLHPIQTETVTYISGRPGGLAGLFYFLSLLLFILASLKDSKVPGIILYPLSLLTFAMALLSKETAITLPLLIVIYDLCFIKGDNWIPFRYRLGYYLCYPALAISAFYLAPNAMRFTDTLNVEKFFEKINLTLGLVQLDLLKHPLKLFLFPVNLTFEYDFMTLISWPSLILSIALLLLCIFLAFKKFYINNSLLTFCVLWFPLTIAPTNSFMERTHLFSERNMYIPSFGLCLFFAVILFLISKIEKRVWGAIVLMFIAFSVLVVKRNQVYASPSSLWADTFRKSPHKLSVGKTLSIHYLMEEDYASAIKPLKALLELNPNLYDVHQNLGIAHKSLGMFAEAEKNFKEAIRIEPKNPASHFNLASLYGNLGKFVWASQEFEKAAALYRSMGKGAPPQFYIDKSRAHNQAGIELIQAKKFDEALIQLEKSVRENPRLLSARFNLAKLLLEFKNDPQKAKIHLNAALSLNPAPEKKKILKKILEDLP; the protein is encoded by the coding sequence GTGAACTTTTCCCTTTTACGTTTGAATACTATCAGTATTTTAGTAGCCATTTCAGGAATTATATTCCTCGTTTACGCTAATGGATTGAACACCCCGTTTCAAAGTGATGACGAAAGGCATATCAAGCTATCACCTGTTATTAAAGACACAGGTTATTACACCAGCCTTTCATATATCCGAAACCGCCACATCAATGGGCTGAGTTTTGCCCTGAACTACAAATGGGGGCAGGAGAATCCTTTTGGCTACCATCTATTTAATATACTGATACATATTTGCTCCACCTTTCTGATTTTTTTCATCACATATTTGACAGTTAACAGAGGAACATCCTGGGGCAAAGATGCAGCGCAAAAGATAGCGTTGATAACAACTTTAATATTCGGGCTTCACCCAATTCAAACAGAAACCGTGACATATATTTCGGGGCGACCGGGAGGTCTCGCGGGACTTTTTTACTTTTTATCCTTACTGCTTTTTATTCTTGCAAGCTTGAAAGACAGCAAAGTTCCCGGGATTATTCTCTATCCTCTTTCCCTTTTGACTTTTGCAATGGCCCTGCTGAGCAAGGAAACTGCAATCACCCTGCCTTTATTGATTGTAATTTACGACCTGTGTTTTATCAAAGGTGATAATTGGATACCTTTCCGATACAGGCTTGGGTACTACCTCTGCTACCCCGCACTAGCAATTAGCGCTTTTTACCTTGCGCCCAATGCCATGCGTTTCACAGACACTCTTAATGTTGAAAAATTTTTTGAAAAAATCAACCTCACTCTTGGGCTCGTGCAATTAGACCTCCTCAAACACCCTTTGAAACTATTCCTGTTTCCTGTCAACCTGACTTTTGAATATGATTTTATGACACTGATATCCTGGCCCTCTCTTATTCTTTCCATAGCTCTTCTTTTATTATGTATTTTTCTGGCCTTCAAAAAGTTTTACATCAACAACTCTCTCCTCACATTCTGTGTATTGTGGTTCCCATTGACAATTGCTCCCACAAACTCATTTATGGAACGTACACATTTGTTCAGTGAACGCAATATGTATATCCCTTCATTTGGATTGTGCCTGTTCTTTGCAGTCATACTGTTCCTGATAAGTAAAATTGAGAAACGTGTCTGGGGAGCTATCGTGTTAATGTTTATCGCTTTCTCTGTTCTGGTAGTAAAAAGAAATCAGGTTTACGCTTCACCTTCGTCTCTGTGGGCTGATACGTTCAGAAAATCTCCACATAAATTGAGTGTTGGAAAAACATTAAGCATTCATTACCTGATGGAAGAGGATTATGCCAGTGCTATAAAACCTCTGAAAGCATTGCTTGAGCTAAACCCCAACCTTTATGATGTACACCAAAACCTGGGCATCGCCCATAAAAGTCTGGGAATGTTTGCTGAAGCTGAAAAAAACTTTAAAGAAGCGATACGCATTGAACCTAAAAATCCAGCCTCTCACTTCAACCTGGCAAGCCTATACGGCAACCTGGGAAAATTTGTCTGGGCAAGCCAGGAGTTTGAAAAGGCAGCTGCCTTATACAGGAGTATGGGAAAAGGTGCACCTCCACAGTTTTATATTGATAAGTCCCGGGCTCATAACCAAGCCGGCATTGAGCTGATACAAGCAAAGAAATTTGACGAGGCACTAATCCAGCTTGAAAAATCGGTTCGAGAGAACCCTCGGCTTTTGTCGGCCAGGTTCAATCTGGCAAAACTTTTGCTAGAATTCAAAAACGACCCACAAAAAGCAAAAATTCATCTTAATGCCGCGCTCAGCCTTAACCCTGCACCCGAAAAAAAGAAGATTTTAAAAAAAATACTGGAAGATCTCCCTTAG
- a CDS encoding ATP-grasp domain-containing protein, whose translation MSLKHPRHILIIGGGVFQVPAIKTAKSMGLKVVVTDYNPEAEGMLLADYPIEVSTRNINLTVNTAKQFHRACPLDGVLTVGTDASQTVAAVADALNLPGIPFEVAERATDKIKMRQVLKEKGVSVPDFRPIWTLEDCREAIKEMPLPLVIKPCDNMGARGVRKVERLDDLIPAFREAKEASISGKLILEEFMEGPELSLDALVFEDNIHITGVADRIIERDPYFVEVGHTLPSILPAEQQTQAVDVFKQAISALGIDIGAAKGDIKITPEGPKIVEIAARLSGGWMSAYTYPLATGVNLYKAAIQIALGEKPSDLTPKTSLFSAERSLLPPAGKILSIRGVEEARKIKGVKEIILMKEAGDMSEEPRSNMGKVGYVITVGKTREEAISINELARETLKIEIGAPNDLTWDIIRNNARKKFYIACKACTVCDGLECAGKVPGIGGIGTGSAFTENLTALARYQVNLRTIHEVKAPDTSVELFGHKLALPVLAAPITGMETNLAGGMDEREYADAILDGCLESGTIGMVGDGASPKKYLIGLEAIKKRGGLGIPVFKPREYNLDIIMRFKAAEDAGAVAVGVDIDAASFKTMAQKGQAVGPKTVSELRELKSHLKVPFILKGIMNVESALAAIEAGADAIVVSNHGGRVMDHMPGTAEVLPEIANAVGGRIKVLVDGGIREGIDILKMLALGADVVMIGRPVCIAAFGAGQEGVSYYLREKLNELKKAMILTGCGSIDQIDPSIIFRKKGDR comes from the coding sequence ATGTCACTAAAGCATCCCAGGCATATTCTTATAATTGGAGGAGGGGTTTTTCAAGTACCTGCGATCAAAACTGCCAAGTCGATGGGCTTGAAGGTTGTTGTGACAGATTATAACCCTGAAGCAGAAGGAATGCTTTTGGCTGATTACCCCATTGAGGTCAGCACCCGCAATATCAACCTTACTGTTAATACTGCCAAACAGTTTCATAGGGCTTGCCCACTGGATGGAGTTCTGACGGTTGGAACAGATGCTTCCCAGACGGTAGCCGCTGTAGCGGATGCATTGAATTTGCCGGGGATTCCTTTTGAAGTTGCTGAACGGGCTACCGACAAAATCAAGATGCGCCAGGTGCTCAAGGAAAAAGGTGTATCTGTACCAGACTTCAGGCCAATCTGGACGTTGGAAGATTGCAGGGAAGCTATCAAAGAAATGCCTCTGCCTCTGGTTATAAAACCTTGCGACAATATGGGCGCGCGTGGAGTGCGCAAAGTAGAACGCCTTGATGATCTGATCCCTGCATTTCGTGAAGCCAAAGAAGCCTCCATAAGTGGGAAGCTTATCCTCGAAGAATTTATGGAAGGGCCTGAGTTAAGTCTGGACGCGTTGGTATTTGAGGATAATATCCATATTACAGGAGTGGCTGACAGAATTATTGAACGGGATCCCTATTTTGTTGAAGTTGGGCATACACTTCCTTCTATCCTGCCGGCAGAACAGCAGACACAAGCCGTTGATGTTTTCAAACAGGCTATCTCTGCATTGGGGATTGATATTGGAGCGGCCAAGGGGGATATCAAAATAACACCAGAAGGTCCCAAGATTGTTGAGATCGCGGCCCGTTTGAGCGGAGGATGGATGTCGGCGTATACTTATCCTTTGGCTACAGGGGTCAACCTTTATAAAGCGGCTATTCAAATTGCCCTGGGTGAAAAGCCTTCTGATCTGACTCCTAAAACTTCTCTGTTTTCCGCTGAACGTTCTTTGCTGCCCCCTGCAGGAAAAATCCTTTCCATTCGAGGTGTGGAAGAAGCACGAAAAATTAAGGGAGTTAAGGAGATCATCCTTATGAAAGAGGCCGGTGATATGTCTGAAGAGCCTCGCAGTAATATGGGTAAAGTGGGTTACGTCATCACGGTTGGTAAAACCCGCGAGGAAGCCATAAGCATTAATGAGCTGGCGCGCGAAACCCTGAAAATAGAAATAGGTGCCCCCAACGATCTGACTTGGGACATCATCCGCAATAATGCTCGTAAAAAGTTTTATATTGCCTGCAAAGCCTGCACAGTTTGTGATGGTCTGGAATGCGCTGGAAAAGTGCCTGGAATAGGAGGAATAGGCACTGGCAGCGCTTTCACAGAAAACTTGACAGCATTGGCTCGATATCAAGTGAACCTTAGAACAATTCATGAAGTGAAAGCCCCGGATACTTCGGTGGAACTGTTTGGTCATAAGCTCGCTCTTCCAGTCCTGGCAGCACCCATCACGGGAATGGAAACAAATCTGGCAGGTGGCATGGATGAGCGTGAATACGCAGATGCCATCCTTGATGGATGTCTTGAGTCAGGCACAATAGGGATGGTGGGTGATGGGGCAAGTCCAAAAAAATATTTGATTGGACTTGAAGCTATCAAAAAGCGTGGTGGACTGGGAATACCTGTCTTCAAGCCCAGAGAATACAATCTAGATATCATCATGCGGTTCAAAGCTGCCGAAGATGCCGGTGCTGTTGCGGTAGGGGTCGATATTGACGCTGCTTCGTTTAAAACCATGGCCCAGAAGGGTCAGGCGGTTGGTCCCAAAACAGTTTCTGAGTTAAGGGAGTTGAAATCTCATTTAAAAGTTCCTTTTATATTGAAAGGCATCATGAATGTGGAGTCGGCTTTAGCGGCGATAGAGGCCGGTGCCGATGCCATTGTTGTATCTAACCATGGTGGGCGTGTTATGGATCATATGCCGGGAACTGCGGAAGTCCTCCCTGAAATAGCAAATGCAGTGGGTGGAAGAATTAAGGTTTTAGTCGATGGGGGTATACGTGAAGGTATTGATATTCTCAAAATGCTGGCACTTGGGGCCGATGTTGTCATGATTGGTCGCCCGGTCTGTATTGCTGCATTTGGAGCGGGACAGGAAGGCGTCTCGTATTACTTGAGAGAGAAACTGAATGAATTAAAGAAAGCCATGATTCTAACAGGTTGCGGATCCATTGATCAAATTGATCCTTCAATCATATTCCGCAAAAAGGGAGACCGTTAA
- a CDS encoding carboxylate--amine ligase, with protein sequence MQITGMLWGRKLLDLVEFPHSEVRGPELSVDEIKDMIKRHGQVFIKPVFKGGVGKKGKSGLLGRVDNINDALKEKERLYFAEHVDGFSKVKSDGVTFEGAVPADYEVYFSISESTEHRSPVMTVTHHGGVDIEELDPSKLAVVPFDPLTGLKAFHVSNALMDLGAPPQVISPLVQNLPKLWDLYNNYGMWMLELNPIRMQPGKGGRLAPIACDFKCAFDQDDPAWKRLHLPTHLFASDYSEFEQEINQLRTYQGQSDVFVMNDKGSITAPTFGGGANAMVTELLGEDATISSDFGGNPPYEKMNDISKISFKYWLPQSNVLFIIGGKANNTDIYETFRAMGDGLREFFQTHGPIPLFVVVGRGGPNVIRGMNYLRDVLDSLGLPYRFFGHDSAMSEVINYALKVNEWMKNGGKDEIKAKLKI encoded by the coding sequence ATGCAGATAACTGGCATGCTTTGGGGAAGAAAATTGTTGGACCTGGTGGAATTCCCCCACTCAGAAGTCCGGGGTCCTGAACTGAGTGTCGATGAGATCAAAGATATGATCAAACGACATGGACAGGTTTTTATTAAACCTGTATTCAAAGGTGGTGTAGGAAAGAAAGGCAAGTCTGGTCTTTTAGGGCGTGTAGATAATATCAATGATGCCCTAAAAGAAAAAGAACGGCTATATTTTGCAGAACATGTAGATGGCTTCAGTAAGGTCAAATCTGATGGTGTTACCTTTGAGGGTGCCGTTCCTGCGGATTATGAAGTTTATTTTTCTATTTCTGAGAGCACCGAACACCGCTCTCCTGTCATGACAGTTACTCACCATGGTGGTGTAGATATTGAAGAGTTGGACCCCAGTAAGCTTGCAGTGGTGCCCTTTGATCCGCTGACAGGTTTGAAAGCATTTCATGTGTCTAATGCTTTGATGGATTTGGGTGCGCCACCTCAAGTAATTAGTCCCTTGGTTCAGAATCTTCCAAAACTTTGGGATTTATATAACAACTACGGAATGTGGATGCTGGAACTCAATCCCATTCGGATGCAGCCGGGAAAAGGTGGGCGTTTAGCTCCTATTGCTTGCGATTTTAAATGTGCATTTGACCAAGATGATCCGGCTTGGAAAAGATTGCATCTTCCTACGCATCTTTTTGCATCCGACTATTCAGAGTTCGAACAGGAGATCAATCAGCTTCGTACCTATCAGGGTCAAAGTGATGTATTTGTGATGAACGATAAAGGAAGCATTACTGCACCTACATTTGGTGGTGGTGCGAATGCGATGGTTACCGAACTTCTGGGAGAAGATGCAACGATCTCCTCCGACTTTGGTGGTAATCCTCCTTATGAAAAAATGAATGATATTTCCAAAATCAGTTTTAAATATTGGCTTCCACAATCAAATGTCCTTTTTATTATTGGGGGTAAGGCAAACAACACGGATATTTATGAAACATTCCGTGCTATGGGGGATGGACTGCGAGAGTTTTTTCAGACACATGGTCCGATTCCACTTTTTGTGGTTGTAGGTCGAGGCGGGCCCAATGTTATTAGAGGTATGAACTATTTGCGGGATGTATTGGATTCTCTAGGGCTGCCCTACCGTTTCTTTGGGCATGACAGTGCAATGTCAGAGGTCATCAACTACGCACTTAAGGTGAACGAGTGGATGAAAAACGGTGGAAAAGACGAAATAAAAGCCAAATTAAAAATTTAA
- a CDS encoding CoA-binding protein, protein MHKQGVGDFPFYCGINSLSELATKDDRCVVLNILGKESSGVTPISHDYSGGNIVFGTGPGKSGKFLPTKTGKIPVYNSIKEGLEAGHKFNTVVIYLPPSGVKDGLAEAVRDNPDLKKAIILTEKVSIKDSRIMRAICQANGITLFGGNCLGLADAWNHVRLGGALGGNAPEESLIKGSVAIFSNSGNFTTTMAVYLSTAGWGTTTSVSSGKDVYIQYSAKEFLYAFDNDDRSKVAVLYSEPGGYYENGLKSNKPIIACVVGRWKARLTKACGHAGSLSGSGDDALAKEQWFMDYFGVDGIYTPEKPIFSKKGALVTNIAHIPEALTKVMEINNTQPDFEPKGSLDLKPWFGNNQGLSLPPELDVPIVEAASPYNEQIEALDKMVGAQHRRETLKDASGASMMDPKTQVSKIHNTSILDASMKTFESNLVFALTRQYTCDYGEKIANIVLNMYTNQHNQPTLVAAEAARENGNSPNTVVSSAVAIVGKKMVQKAMDASCALLDLFQFTKLAGPKEKFDYSAQLKEAEKYKDALLSDGEDHCAAKLAEYLNKAGDSVFIKFVQDFAVANGGKLSTDALFGAVWVTLGWESLRGKKISKDTLVRLPWYSRIYSTIVGVSAPASRHTEDSIAEVKLEELIPNYSFTKTAFVTLLGRQPSESELYEFQVLLGLIITNGPGTISAQGSKGAVSADGPEQPQRVQVNKGFIGFLTHTGFAHGGNGFEAAAFLMENFKDTGLKDPADANHGLNLDAMALKVANDYANYKKKQKAVGNLDYAKLPCVNHPVFKGKDVNYDPREVFVNDLFKEKGINNVFLDFYHSLVQGLFKAKVSKNVYCVNIDAVIAVILLKIVWSDFNAGKMKEEDIESASFATFLFGRMIGCAAEIDDHTSRGKNMDTRTPASKCSYVG, encoded by the coding sequence ATGCATAAGCAAGGTGTAGGGGATTTCCCCTTTTACTGTGGAATAAACTCCCTTTCTGAATTGGCAACTAAAGATGACAGATGCGTGGTCTTAAATATTTTGGGTAAAGAGAGTTCTGGGGTTACCCCGATAAGCCATGATTATTCAGGAGGAAATATTGTTTTTGGGACAGGACCTGGTAAGTCTGGTAAGTTTTTACCAACGAAAACCGGAAAAATTCCGGTTTATAACTCAATTAAGGAGGGGTTGGAGGCAGGCCATAAATTCAATACCGTTGTTATATATCTTCCTCCTTCAGGAGTAAAAGATGGGCTTGCGGAAGCCGTTCGAGATAACCCAGATCTAAAAAAAGCGATAATACTTACTGAAAAAGTTTCAATAAAAGATTCTCGAATAATGCGTGCAATTTGTCAGGCTAACGGAATTACTCTTTTTGGTGGCAACTGCCTAGGACTTGCTGATGCTTGGAATCACGTTCGATTAGGTGGGGCATTGGGTGGAAATGCTCCTGAAGAATCTCTCATTAAAGGTTCGGTTGCTATTTTTTCCAACTCTGGCAACTTCACAACGACAATGGCTGTTTACTTATCTACAGCAGGATGGGGGACAACCACTTCTGTTTCTAGTGGTAAGGATGTATACATTCAATATAGTGCTAAAGAATTCCTTTATGCATTCGATAATGATGACCGCTCAAAAGTAGCAGTTCTTTACAGCGAGCCTGGCGGGTATTATGAAAATGGGCTTAAGTCCAATAAGCCCATCATCGCTTGTGTGGTGGGTCGTTGGAAAGCTCGATTGACCAAGGCCTGCGGTCATGCAGGATCTTTGTCTGGGTCTGGAGACGATGCCTTGGCAAAAGAACAATGGTTTATGGACTATTTTGGAGTCGACGGAATTTATACACCGGAAAAACCCATCTTTTCGAAAAAGGGCGCGTTGGTTACCAACATCGCACATATTCCAGAAGCGCTAACGAAAGTTATGGAAATTAACAATACTCAACCTGATTTTGAACCAAAAGGCAGTCTTGATTTAAAACCCTGGTTTGGAAACAATCAAGGACTTTCTCTTCCCCCTGAATTGGATGTGCCTATTGTTGAAGCAGCAAGTCCATATAACGAACAGATCGAAGCGTTGGATAAAATGGTGGGAGCACAGCATCGTCGTGAAACCTTAAAAGATGCCAGTGGTGCCTCAATGATGGATCCAAAAACCCAAGTATCAAAAATTCATAACACCTCGATTCTCGATGCTTCAATGAAAACCTTTGAATCCAACTTGGTTTTTGCTCTTACGCGACAATACACTTGTGATTATGGTGAAAAGATTGCAAACATCGTTTTAAATATGTATACCAACCAGCACAACCAACCCACGCTGGTAGCCGCTGAAGCGGCTCGTGAAAACGGAAACTCTCCGAATACGGTGGTCTCCTCTGCTGTAGCTATTGTTGGTAAGAAAATGGTACAAAAGGCAATGGATGCCTCTTGCGCATTGTTGGATTTATTTCAGTTTACCAAACTCGCCGGTCCAAAAGAAAAATTTGATTACTCGGCTCAATTAAAGGAAGCAGAAAAGTATAAAGACGCTTTACTTTCCGATGGTGAAGATCATTGTGCTGCTAAATTGGCTGAATATTTAAATAAGGCTGGTGATTCTGTGTTCATCAAATTTGTACAAGACTTTGCAGTAGCAAATGGTGGAAAGCTTTCTACCGATGCTTTATTTGGTGCGGTATGGGTTACCCTTGGCTGGGAATCATTGAGAGGCAAAAAGATTTCAAAAGACACGCTCGTCCGTCTTCCTTGGTATTCACGTATCTACAGTACAATTGTTGGGGTTTCTGCGCCAGCTTCTAGACATACAGAAGATAGCATTGCCGAAGTTAAGCTTGAGGAATTGATTCCTAATTATAGCTTTACTAAAACAGCATTCGTTACTTTGTTGGGTAGACAACCCTCTGAGTCCGAGTTGTATGAGTTCCAGGTTTTACTGGGACTTATAATCACAAACGGACCGGGTACCATCTCAGCCCAAGGTTCGAAGGGCGCAGTCAGCGCCGATGGACCCGAACAACCCCAGAGAGTGCAGGTGAATAAAGGTTTTATTGGTTTCCTCACGCATACCGGTTTTGCTCATGGTGGAAACGGCTTTGAAGCGGCAGCATTTTTGATGGAAAACTTTAAAGACACTGGTTTGAAAGATCCTGCAGACGCGAATCATGGTCTAAACCTTGATGCTATGGCTCTAAAAGTTGCCAACGATTATGCAAACTACAAGAAAAAACAGAAAGCAGTCGGAAATCTTGATTATGCCAAGCTACCTTGTGTGAACCATCCTGTATTTAAAGGTAAAGATGTTAACTACGATCCGCGTGAAGTATTCGTCAATGATCTTTTTAAAGAAAAGGGTATTAATAACGTTTTTCTTGATTTTTACCATAGTCTTGTTCAAGGCTTGTTCAAAGCGAAAGTCAGTAAGAATGTTTATTGTGTAAATATTGATGCGGTTATTGCCGTTATCCTTCTGAAAATTGTCTGGTCAGATTTCAACGCAGGCAAGATGAAAGAAGAGGATATCGAATCTGCCAGCTTTGCAACCTTCTTATTCGGCAGAATGATTGGTTGTGCAGCTGAGATTGATGATCATACCTCGCGTGGCAAAAACATGGATACACGAACACCAGCGAGCAAATGCTCGTATGTAGGTTAG